From Shewanella psychrophila, a single genomic window includes:
- a CDS encoding YcfL family protein has translation MKKIVLVLASALIFTACAQHTAGVMGSSTGEVRVDNSSFAREVGVEQLKARQQGDLLQGSGVIMSKVSTDLRLQYKFTWYDINGYTLEDEASPWKSLKLHGMQRMQVMAVAPNVNAVRYELYVRKAFSN, from the coding sequence ATGAAGAAAATCGTTTTGGTCTTAGCATCGGCCCTTATTTTCACAGCTTGCGCCCAACACACTGCAGGCGTGATGGGCAGCTCCACCGGTGAAGTCAGAGTCGATAACAGCAGTTTTGCTCGTGAGGTCGGAGTCGAGCAATTAAAGGCCCGTCAACAGGGCGATTTATTGCAAGGATCTGGGGTGATCATGAGTAAGGTCTCCACCGATTTACGACTGCAATACAAATTTACCTGGTACGACATAAACGGATACACCTTAGAAGACGAAGCCAGCCCGTGGAAGTCATTGAAATTACATGGCATGCAACGTATGCAAGTCATGGCAGTTGCGCCAAATGTAAATGCTGTACGCTATGAGTTATATGTGAGAAAAGCTTTCTCTAATTAA
- a CDS encoding PaaI family thioesterase, whose amino-acid sequence MQVNSDFFPMTQIATRFVDQLAQCRRLKLKVLEASEHHVLIELPYNKELIGYPDTGVIHGGVITTLMDTASGSAVVCAIYDKYQSLELSPTLDLRVDYMKPADPNKPVYGFAECYKISSSVSFTRAIAYQDSIDDPIAHAVGSFMRISPEMIGDEFRQALLGQSSLNSDPLEEESGLSKTRASNNLPSHIKGLDVKALDVKTPIAKELDVKQIVKKATELNDFGHLLGHVPYTNFIGMSVERFGDELVFRLPAKDDNIGNPTLPAIHGGVIAGFMEMSAIVQLMVFMHTSRVPKVVDFSIDYLRAGYHKDTFAECKITRQGRRVANVSINCWQTNRKKLIATARAHFLID is encoded by the coding sequence ATGCAGGTCAATTCAGATTTTTTCCCAATGACACAAATCGCAACTCGTTTTGTCGATCAGCTGGCCCAATGTCGCCGTCTAAAATTAAAGGTGCTCGAGGCCAGCGAGCATCACGTACTCATTGAGCTGCCATATAATAAGGAACTGATTGGTTATCCCGATACTGGTGTTATTCATGGTGGTGTTATCACCACCTTAATGGATACCGCCAGTGGTAGTGCTGTGGTGTGTGCTATTTATGATAAGTACCAGTCATTAGAGTTATCGCCAACACTCGATCTGCGAGTGGATTACATGAAGCCTGCCGATCCCAATAAGCCAGTGTATGGCTTCGCCGAGTGTTACAAGATTTCATCCAGCGTCTCTTTCACTCGTGCTATCGCTTATCAAGACTCGATTGATGATCCCATTGCACATGCCGTAGGCTCATTTATGCGGATAAGTCCGGAAATGATTGGTGATGAATTTCGTCAGGCTCTCTTAGGTCAATCCAGTTTGAATTCTGATCCCCTTGAAGAAGAAAGCGGTCTGAGTAAGACAAGAGCATCCAACAATTTACCCTCTCATATAAAAGGCTTAGATGTTAAAGCGCTCGATGTTAAGACGCCTATTGCCAAAGAACTTGATGTTAAACAAATCGTTAAGAAGGCTACCGAGCTAAATGACTTCGGACACCTTTTAGGGCATGTGCCTTATACTAACTTTATTGGGATGAGTGTTGAGCGTTTTGGTGACGAACTGGTGTTTAGACTACCAGCGAAAGATGACAATATCGGTAACCCTACATTGCCGGCTATCCATGGAGGTGTCATTGCTGGTTTTATGGAGATGTCGGCGATAGTGCAACTTATGGTGTTTATGCATACTTCAAGAGTGCCTAAAGTGGTCGACTTTTCCATTGATTACTTGAGAGCCGGTTACCATAAGGACACCTTTGCCGAATGTAAGATCACCAGGCAAGGGCGCCGGGTTGCTAATGTGAGTATTAACTGTTGGCAAACCAACAGAAAGAAACTCATCGCTACCGCCAGAGCCCATTTCTTAATTGACTGA
- the hinT gene encoding purine nucleoside phosphoramidase, with protein sequence MAEETIFSKIIRREIPADILYQDDLVTAFRDINARAPTHILIIPNHLIPTTNDVKASDEKALGRMVTVAAKLAEEAGIAEDGYRIIMNCNKHGGQEVYHIHMHLLGGCSLGPMLSLNS encoded by the coding sequence ATGGCTGAAGAAACCATTTTTAGCAAAATCATTCGACGTGAAATTCCCGCAGATATCCTATATCAAGACGATCTCGTCACGGCATTTAGAGACATAAATGCAAGAGCCCCGACCCATATACTGATTATTCCAAATCACTTGATCCCGACCACGAACGATGTAAAAGCCTCCGATGAGAAAGCCTTAGGTCGTATGGTCACGGTTGCAGCAAAACTAGCCGAAGAGGCGGGTATTGCCGAAGATGGTTACCGCATCATAATGAATTGTAATAAGCACGGCGGCCAAGAGGTGTATCATATACATATGCACTTATTGGGTGGTTGCTCCTTAGGTCCAATGTTAAGCCTTAACAGCTAA
- a CDS encoding helix-turn-helix domain-containing protein — protein MLTNKETALLDAAGELIREKGMIALNMSDVHKKAGYSRAAQYQSFSDKNSLLAALCMRELVENTIAIEEQRYKELSADFTVVLRPVVYDYLKLSDRLMIDSAFSQMHSSVKSLPDVEEFSFLKQGFDFLHTERSKAK, from the coding sequence ATGCTGACAAATAAAGAGACCGCTCTGCTCGACGCCGCCGGTGAACTGATTAGAGAAAAAGGCATGATTGCCTTGAACATGTCCGATGTTCACAAGAAAGCTGGCTACTCTAGGGCCGCGCAGTATCAATCTTTTAGTGATAAGAACTCATTGTTAGCGGCATTGTGTATGCGGGAATTGGTAGAAAACACCATTGCCATCGAAGAGCAAAGGTATAAAGAGCTATCCGCAGATTTCACCGTCGTCCTTAGGCCAGTAGTGTATGACTATTTGAAATTATCTGATCGCCTGATGATAGATTCGGCCTTCTCTCAAATGCACTCAAGTGTAAAGAGCCTACCCGATGTTGAAGAGTTTTCATTCCTGAAGCAAGGATTTGATTTCTTACATACGGAAAGAAGCAAAGCTAAATAA
- a CDS encoding YgiW/YdeI family stress tolerance OB fold protein, protein MMKKATIAIVSSLVLIPTISLANNSNAIESNVNFSGPADLSSVMTLIKESSMFSDEKDVIVEGHFLSQISKDTYLFSDGEGQIEVEVDDDIHLMTPINSKTKLRIYGEFEGGSIPEIEAEHIQIL, encoded by the coding sequence ATGATGAAAAAGGCAACTATTGCTATTGTAAGTTCACTCGTTTTAATTCCAACTATCTCTTTAGCTAATAACTCGAATGCTATAGAAAGTAATGTGAACTTTAGTGGACCCGCTGACCTATCTTCTGTGATGACTTTGATAAAAGAATCAAGCATGTTTTCTGATGAGAAAGACGTCATCGTCGAAGGTCACTTTTTGAGCCAAATCAGCAAGGATACATATTTATTTTCTGATGGAGAAGGGCAAATTGAAGTAGAAGTGGATGATGATATTCATTTAATGACACCCATTAATTCGAAGACAAAATTAAGGATTTATGGAGAATTCGAAGGAGGGAGTATTCCAGAAATAGAAGCTGAACACATTCAAATATTATAG
- a CDS encoding PepSY domain-containing protein, translated as MIQDEFRSGTHVNIEEDQDEVYEAVKKGLIRPFSELYNTIDKQLNGRLIKIELEEDDDEWIYEIKLIHNDNVVKVEYNAATLNMIKIEARNIIDIIKK; from the coding sequence TTGATTCAAGATGAATTTCGTAGCGGTACACACGTAAATATTGAAGAGGATCAAGATGAAGTATATGAGGCTGTAAAAAAAGGGTTAATCAGACCCTTTTCAGAATTATATAACACTATAGATAAGCAGTTGAATGGAAGGCTGATTAAAATTGAGCTTGAAGAAGATGATGACGAATGGATATACGAAATCAAGCTTATACACAACGACAACGTTGTCAAAGTTGAATACAACGCCGCTACGCTTAACATGATTAAGATAGAGGCACGAAATATTATTGATATTATTAAGAAGTAG
- a CDS encoding response regulator transcription factor, with the protein MKILVIEDDPLLGQQIMATLEQAGWVPELSQDGIDALYRATAERWEVIILDLGLPKLDGITVLKGIRDEGINTPVIILSARDTLSQRVDGLNAGADDYLTKPFDMVELIARVRAQLRRASGQTSSVFQIGELSLDTRASKVLWLGEVVDLTALEYKVVAYFMQNSDKVISRLELVEQIYKQDFDRDSNTIEVFIGRIRKKISPSVIKTVRGLGYQLNGK; encoded by the coding sequence ATGAAAATATTAGTTATTGAAGATGACCCCCTACTTGGGCAACAGATAATGGCAACCCTTGAACAAGCGGGTTGGGTTCCTGAACTCTCACAAGATGGCATTGATGCGCTATACCGAGCAACAGCCGAACGGTGGGAGGTCATTATTCTTGATCTAGGTCTTCCTAAACTGGATGGCATTACCGTTTTGAAGGGAATAAGAGATGAGGGGATCAATACACCAGTCATAATATTAAGCGCCCGAGACACACTCTCTCAACGGGTAGATGGCCTCAATGCCGGGGCAGACGATTATTTAACTAAACCATTTGATATGGTAGAACTGATAGCAAGAGTTCGTGCACAGCTACGCCGCGCATCCGGACAAACTTCCTCAGTGTTCCAAATCGGTGAACTGAGTTTAGATACAAGGGCCTCTAAGGTGCTCTGGTTAGGTGAGGTCGTTGATTTAACAGCCTTAGAGTACAAAGTTGTTGCTTACTTCATGCAAAATAGTGACAAGGTAATTTCCCGTCTTGAACTTGTTGAGCAGATATACAAACAGGATTTCGATCGAGACTCAAACACCATTGAAGTATTTATTGGTCGTATACGAAAAAAGATCTCCCCCTCTGTCATCAAAACAGTTAGAGGACTAGGATATCAGTTAAATGGTAAGTAA
- a CDS encoding ATP-binding protein, with amino-acid sequence MIIIAGIVIPKLVNEYLTENMITQLQLSLDEIAGNLALNDKGKLSLTEGLSDPRFKKPYSGLYWSANSSNQLLRSRSLWDKKIQEEKGHLSKTLVGAKNEELLYISQSIYLPGVAEPVNVIVGVDRKPLEVTLEKVIAKLWLILSILFIGILLFIIAQVHWSLRPLNNLHRQLNSLKEGKQESINGEFPVELAPVVSDLNALLFHYQELLHRARNHAGNLSHAIKTPLSILRNQVSLLSNTDYKILIQSINQVQRQIDHHMSKTRVAGSIHILSVKTKPCERVDAISMAFDKVYSSRNVLLINELAQELEVLIEQADLDDMLGNLIENAYKWSNSLIRVHAKAHEEHITIFVDDDGPGIANEQLDNITKRGYRLDEEVMGSGLGLNIASEIAHSYRGSLSFKKSSMGGLSAALTLIITT; translated from the coding sequence ATGATCATTATCGCAGGTATTGTTATCCCTAAATTGGTTAATGAATATCTAACAGAAAATATGATCACTCAGCTACAGCTTTCGCTGGACGAAATCGCTGGTAATCTAGCACTAAATGATAAAGGGAAACTCTCTCTCACCGAAGGCCTTTCAGATCCACGATTTAAAAAACCCTACAGTGGCCTCTATTGGAGTGCGAACAGTAGTAATCAACTACTCCGTTCTCGTTCACTGTGGGATAAAAAAATTCAAGAAGAAAAAGGCCACTTATCAAAAACACTAGTTGGGGCAAAGAATGAAGAATTACTCTATATATCTCAGTCAATTTACCTGCCTGGCGTTGCCGAGCCAGTTAACGTCATTGTTGGTGTAGACCGAAAACCTCTTGAAGTAACGCTAGAAAAGGTAATAGCTAAACTATGGCTGATACTATCGATTCTGTTTATCGGTATTCTCTTATTTATCATCGCCCAAGTTCACTGGTCACTGCGCCCGTTAAACAATCTACACCGACAACTTAACTCTCTGAAAGAAGGCAAACAAGAAAGTATCAATGGCGAGTTTCCAGTCGAGTTGGCTCCAGTCGTTTCCGATTTAAATGCCCTTTTGTTTCATTATCAAGAATTACTTCATAGAGCGAGGAATCACGCAGGTAACCTCTCTCATGCTATTAAGACACCACTCTCTATTCTGAGAAATCAAGTATCCTTACTGTCAAATACTGACTATAAAATCCTGATCCAATCCATTAATCAGGTGCAGCGCCAAATAGATCACCATATGAGTAAAACTCGTGTAGCGGGTTCTATTCACATACTCAGCGTTAAAACAAAGCCCTGCGAGAGGGTGGACGCAATTTCTATGGCATTTGATAAAGTATATTCCTCAAGAAACGTGTTACTGATAAACGAGCTAGCACAAGAGTTAGAAGTCTTAATAGAGCAGGCCGACCTAGATGATATGTTGGGCAACTTGATCGAAAATGCCTATAAATGGTCCAACTCCTTAATTCGCGTCCATGCAAAAGCTCATGAGGAACATATAACCATATTTGTCGACGACGATGGGCCCGGAATTGCCAACGAGCAACTCGACAACATAACCAAACGCGGATACCGCCTTGACGAAGAGGTGATGGGTTCGGGCTTAGGCCTTAATATCGCATCTGAAATAGCCCACAGTTACAGGGGATCACTATCGTTTAAAAAAAGTAGCATGGGCGGTTTGAGCGCAGCCCTTACGCTCATCATCACGACTTAA
- a CDS encoding CsgG/HfaB family protein, producing the protein MKKLIISAALLLLTACSTTGEFEGIESSTSLMPKSDTYYDLIGLPHPQGSMVAAVYDFRDQTGQYKPIPSSNFSTAVPQSGTAFLAQALNDSSWFVPVEREGLQNLLTERKIVRAGLKGEASQLPQLSSAQILMEGGIVAYDTNIKTGGAGARYLGIGVNTKFRVDTVTVNLRAVDIRTGRLLSSVTTTKSILSKEISAGVFKFIDAQDLLESELGYTSNEPVSLCVAQAIESAVVHMIADGIWKRAWNLGSPDIGLKNTVLQKYWLEAHSEARVSERIKQG; encoded by the coding sequence ATGAAGAAGTTAATAATCAGTGCAGCCTTATTGCTGTTGACTGCATGCTCGACCACGGGTGAATTTGAAGGTATAGAATCATCAACGAGTCTGATGCCAAAGAGTGACACCTACTATGACCTTATCGGTTTACCACATCCACAGGGGAGTATGGTAGCCGCCGTTTATGATTTTCGTGATCAAACGGGGCAATATAAGCCCATACCATCGAGTAACTTTTCGACGGCCGTGCCTCAAAGCGGCACGGCATTTCTTGCTCAGGCACTGAATGATTCAAGTTGGTTTGTTCCTGTAGAACGGGAAGGGTTGCAGAACCTTCTGACAGAGAGAAAAATTGTTAGAGCAGGCCTTAAAGGCGAAGCGAGTCAACTTCCCCAATTAAGCTCAGCCCAGATTTTGATGGAAGGCGGTATTGTCGCCTATGACACCAACATCAAAACCGGCGGTGCAGGGGCAAGGTATCTGGGTATAGGCGTTAATACTAAGTTTAGGGTCGATACGGTAACAGTTAACTTAAGAGCCGTAGACATTAGAACGGGTCGTTTACTTAGCAGTGTTACCACAACTAAGTCTATTCTTTCTAAAGAGATCTCTGCCGGGGTATTTAAGTTTATCGACGCTCAAGACTTGCTTGAGTCTGAACTTGGTTATACCTCAAATGAGCCTGTGAGTCTCTGTGTGGCACAAGCAATTGAGAGTGCTGTCGTGCATATGATAGCCGATGGGATCTGGAAGCGCGCCTGGAACTTAGGCAGCCCTGACATAGGCTTGAAGAATACAGTGTTACAAAAGTATTGGTTAGAAGCCCACTCAGAAGCCAGAGTGAGTGAGCGTATTAAACAGGGTTAA
- a CDS encoding curli assembly protein CsgF → MNKFRLLGSGIVISLMEFSVSATQLIYTPVNPNFGGSYLNGSYLLANASAQNDHKTSSGYTPPTALERMASSLESRLMSQLFNDAANGGEGYLKTTDFEINVVNEDGTLLVHITDIVTGETTVIEVGGLVDTGTGG, encoded by the coding sequence ATGAATAAATTCAGATTACTTGGAAGTGGCATAGTGATCAGCTTGATGGAATTTTCCGTCAGCGCAACCCAATTGATCTATACGCCTGTAAACCCCAACTTTGGTGGCAGTTACCTAAATGGTTCATACCTCTTAGCTAATGCCTCGGCGCAAAATGACCATAAGACTAGTTCAGGTTATACGCCTCCTACGGCACTAGAAAGAATGGCCAGCTCGTTAGAGTCTCGCTTGATGAGTCAACTGTTTAACGATGCGGCTAATGGTGGCGAAGGCTACCTAAAAACAACGGATTTTGAGATCAATGTCGTTAATGAAGACGGCACCTTGCTTGTACATATTACTGACATAGTCACAGGTGAAACAACTGTGATTGAGGTCGGTGGATTAGTTGATACGGGCACGGGGGGCTAA
- a CDS encoding curli production assembly/transport protein CsgE, protein MKQIVCFLILYNMVFFISADELRKAEVKSKQALESQNISDAKPKQETDLVDGLILNRAMTRVGHRFYREFVSAYRDIGGISSHSGLSIVERATARSGSKVTILHNRKPIYITVVSPASRNIDEQAAAAASRVNQTLRQNKKQASWAQFLDPDLAPDEF, encoded by the coding sequence GTGAAGCAAATCGTTTGCTTTTTAATTTTGTACAATATGGTCTTTTTCATTTCGGCGGATGAATTACGTAAAGCAGAAGTTAAATCGAAACAAGCTCTCGAATCTCAAAACATCAGTGATGCAAAGCCAAAACAAGAGACAGATCTTGTCGATGGTTTGATCTTAAACAGGGCAATGACCCGTGTTGGCCACCGTTTTTACCGTGAGTTTGTTTCGGCGTACAGGGACATAGGTGGGATTTCATCGCATTCAGGCTTGAGTATTGTCGAGCGTGCAACGGCTCGTAGCGGCAGTAAAGTCACCATTTTACATAATAGAAAACCAATATATATCACTGTGGTATCACCAGCGAGTCGAAATATCGATGAGCAGGCTGCTGCTGCGGCTTCCAGGGTTAATCAAACTTTGAGGCAAAATAAGAAACAGGCAAGTTGGGCACAATTTTTAGACCCAGACCTTGCTCCAGATGAATTTTAG
- a CDS encoding LuxR C-terminal-related transcriptional regulator translates to MFKVINWIVVSRSQLLADLLDTRWPQEFLVKLVKVTPEKVEPEIKKGGVSLVVIDLATVDVQNAYQIQRHVEKEYASRVVFLHYPRQIDARFLIHPTVTAGIFYCDASLEDVGQGLANILRGKSVIPAKLIHSSGDEQSNLEGSDNLTIREREVLQALLSGSTNVDIASQLFVSESTIKTHLYRAFRKIGVSSRGQAIAWAQTHLHEVHL, encoded by the coding sequence ATGTTTAAAGTCATAAATTGGATTGTTGTTTCACGTTCTCAGTTACTTGCCGATCTTTTGGATACACGCTGGCCACAAGAATTCTTGGTTAAGCTGGTTAAAGTGACGCCAGAGAAAGTGGAGCCCGAGATCAAGAAGGGTGGGGTTTCACTGGTTGTTATTGATTTAGCCACTGTTGATGTACAAAACGCCTATCAAATTCAGCGACACGTCGAGAAAGAATACGCCTCGAGGGTTGTATTCCTACATTATCCTAGACAAATAGATGCTCGGTTTCTTATTCATCCTACTGTTACAGCCGGTATTTTCTATTGTGATGCCTCATTAGAAGACGTAGGGCAGGGCTTAGCCAATATTTTGCGTGGCAAGTCTGTTATCCCTGCTAAATTAATCCATAGTAGTGGAGATGAACAATCTAACCTAGAGGGCAGTGATAACCTGACTATTCGGGAGCGGGAAGTGCTCCAGGCACTGCTCAGTGGTAGCACTAATGTAGACATCGCGAGTCAGTTGTTTGTTAGTGAAAGCACCATCAAAACTCACCTCTATCGAGCGTTTAGAAAAATAGGCGTGTCGAGCCGTGGTCAAGCAATAGCATGGGCACAAACTCACCTTCACGAGGTTCATCTGTGA
- a CDS encoding beta strand repeat-containing protein has product MNQTKIALVVSAALLASTSVYAEDSTHNLAEVTQVGGVQNTATVTQTNASSYNKVLVNQEGSNNTATATQARTTETEARINQKGDGNTATVDQQDATSSALATVDSIGNENTATIMQKLNNEQSALASVAQNGNDNTANVTQNNADGAISAITQNGNGDTAEINNRWSDFANATIVQNTGADNNAFISQDVSDAAVAELTQTGAGNNGDILQNTGNFDHDGGMDSTRADLVQSGNENTGYVEQFAQKNSASVSQIGNNNDARVSQTAARNLASLDQTGNSNKGAITQTAKRNAAMVGQTGNGNDARVTQSAKRNSADVTQLGDLNIAEVTQSAKDNEAVVYSDGEANQAYVVQSAAGNSAVLNQVGDLNIANIDQTAEGNIALVDQLDEGNTADIDQTGAENLVSVEQNSFGSSATVLQTGSLNDATITQTGDEQTANVTQNDLSNIANVNQSGASNLLTLTQAGSLEGSGNTATINQAGTNDTAVVAQTGNSNTVLIDQADFSFGNTINVTQIGNDNYAGAATEGGNGSEITIVQSGTGNRVTNSDTASNWYGDDLGAGTYGNDNIIHIAQTGTENLAYADAADSGSQIDIAQTGEFNSATVESFTGAGNDIGVIQYGNNHVTDVYVEGGAGNLASVSQYDAYNTANVMSFGSNNQVTIMQGSVPE; this is encoded by the coding sequence ATGAATCAGACCAAAATTGCACTTGTTGTATCAGCTGCACTCTTAGCATCTACTAGTGTTTATGCCGAGGATAGCACTCATAACTTAGCTGAAGTCACTCAAGTTGGTGGTGTACAAAATACGGCTACAGTGACTCAAACTAATGCGAGTTCATACAACAAAGTATTAGTTAACCAGGAAGGTTCAAATAATACAGCAACCGCAACTCAAGCGAGAACAACTGAAACAGAAGCCCGCATTAACCAAAAAGGTGATGGCAACACGGCAACAGTTGATCAGCAAGATGCGACGTCTTCTGCGTTAGCCACTGTCGATTCTATCGGAAATGAGAATACGGCCACTATCATGCAGAAGCTTAATAATGAGCAGTCAGCATTAGCTTCAGTTGCTCAAAATGGCAATGATAATACCGCTAATGTTACTCAGAATAATGCCGATGGCGCAATTTCTGCAATTACTCAAAATGGTAATGGCGACACGGCTGAAATCAACAACCGTTGGTCTGATTTTGCTAATGCCACAATCGTGCAGAACACGGGTGCCGATAATAATGCATTCATTTCTCAAGATGTTTCAGATGCAGCCGTAGCCGAATTAACTCAAACGGGTGCCGGTAACAATGGTGATATCCTTCAAAATACTGGTAATTTTGACCATGATGGCGGAATGGATTCTACCCGTGCAGACCTGGTTCAATCTGGTAATGAAAACACAGGTTACGTAGAGCAATTTGCACAGAAAAACAGTGCCAGTGTTAGTCAAATTGGCAACAATAACGATGCACGAGTGAGCCAAACTGCAGCGAGAAACTTAGCTTCACTGGATCAAACAGGCAATTCAAACAAGGGCGCAATTACTCAGACGGCTAAGCGTAATGCCGCTATGGTTGGGCAAACTGGTAACGGTAATGACGCTAGGGTTACGCAATCAGCAAAGCGTAACTCAGCCGATGTGACCCAGCTAGGTGACCTTAACATCGCCGAAGTGACACAATCAGCAAAAGACAATGAAGCTGTTGTCTATTCAGATGGTGAAGCTAACCAGGCTTACGTAGTTCAGTCTGCTGCTGGTAACAGCGCAGTGCTTAACCAAGTTGGTGATTTGAATATTGCCAATATAGATCAAACCGCAGAGGGTAACATTGCGCTAGTCGATCAGCTTGATGAAGGGAATACAGCCGATATAGATCAAACTGGAGCCGAAAACCTAGTATCTGTTGAGCAGAATAGCTTTGGAAGCTCAGCAACTGTGTTGCAAACGGGTTCACTTAACGATGCAACTATCACTCAAACAGGTGATGAGCAAACGGCTAATGTGACGCAGAATGACTTATCTAATATTGCCAATGTTAATCAAAGTGGCGCGAGCAACTTGTTAACCCTGACTCAAGCGGGAAGCCTTGAAGGGTCTGGTAACACTGCCACTATCAATCAAGCAGGTACTAATGATACAGCAGTCGTGGCACAAACAGGTAATTCAAACACGGTTCTTATCGACCAAGCGGACTTTAGTTTTGGTAACACTATCAATGTGACGCAAATTGGTAATGATAACTATGCTGGTGCAGCAACTGAAGGTGGTAACGGGAGTGAAATTACTATCGTACAGTCAGGTACAGGTAACCGCGTAACCAACAGTGATACTGCGAGTAATTGGTATGGTGATGACTTAGGTGCGGGAACTTATGGTAATGACAACATTATCCATATTGCTCAAACGGGTACTGAAAACTTAGCGTATGCAGACGCTGCCGATAGTGGTTCACAAATTGATATCGCTCAGACAGGTGAGTTTAACAGCGCGACTGTTGAGTCTTTCACTGGGGCTGGTAATGATATCGGTGTGATTCAATATGGTAATAATCATGTTACTGATGTTTATGTTGAAGGCGGTGCCGGAAACCTTGCCAGTGTGAGTCAATATGATGCATACAACACGGCAAATGTGATGAGTTTTGGCTCTAACAATCAAGTGACTATTATGCAAGGCAGTGTGCCTGAGTAA
- a CDS encoding curlin, producing the protein MLPINMDKREKSLFNHWGRLLVIIGILLSPLAYANEDISSFDELSGAGNLASVSQVGDSHSADISQQGMSNELYLAQTGYNTSLIASQQGVSNEILLLQSGSDIEASILQTGYGNLVIANQLGTALEIDVTQNGYGNQAYIHQTGYENSVWIQQNGSGHVVSVAQWGSSQTAVITQGHASN; encoded by the coding sequence ATGTTGCCTATAAACATGGATAAAAGGGAAAAGAGCTTGTTCAATCACTGGGGGAGGCTCTTAGTGATAATCGGTATACTTTTATCTCCTCTAGCCTACGCAAATGAAGATATCAGTAGCTTCGATGAACTCTCTGGAGCAGGAAACCTAGCTTCAGTAAGTCAGGTAGGCGATAGTCATTCTGCGGATATAAGCCAGCAAGGTATGAGCAATGAGCTATATCTGGCACAAACTGGTTACAACACTTCACTTATCGCCAGCCAACAAGGCGTCAGCAATGAAATTCTACTATTGCAATCTGGTTCAGATATCGAAGCGAGCATACTGCAAACGGGTTATGGCAATCTGGTTATAGCCAATCAACTCGGTACGGCTCTAGAGATAGATGTTACTCAGAATGGTTATGGTAATCAGGCCTATATACATCAAACAGGATATGAAAACTCAGTCTGGATCCAGCAAAACGGTTCCGGGCATGTAGTCAGTGTGGCTCAGTGGGGCAGTTCACAAACTGCTGTCATCACTCAGGGTCATGCATCTAACTAG